From a region of the Vicia villosa cultivar HV-30 ecotype Madison, WI unplaced genomic scaffold, Vvil1.0 ctg.001045F_1_1, whole genome shotgun sequence genome:
- the LOC131632871 gene encoding uncharacterized protein LOC131632871 isoform X2: protein MATQISMDDNNQGGANIQNRVNISIQKSMASSEITEELTSGQRTTQNLSIETPKRTQEEAKEDFLRINIPLTPSPRRVIFSPCASPGFIPNSDPPDASSSTNRPTLKKSLIPKLSFKFKNTTSEIEKAAFLALEGSSSVSSKKPFLSRTLSRIKLKGRKTSSLPASPVPRSNPASVHGGKAYPAMASEKDPRLPIHRSRSVPAFTGEDTSVGGRFRIFRMIPQSNEKISTATFAASPTGENVETEDGGEDIPEEEAVCRICMVELGEGAENFKLECSCKGELSLAHKECAVKWFGIKGNRTCDVCKQEVQNLPVTLLRLHSANLQSNRGHLDESSHYRVWQDAPILVIVHMLAYFCFLEQLLVSSMGSGAIAMSLPFSCILGLLASMTATTMGETFSILIHRSDLNLDCLYYITHNSYNSFKLFSVRRNQVWIYGTSKSQQKLNQN, encoded by the exons ATGGCAACTCAAATTTCCATGGATGATAATAACCAAGGTGGTGCCAATATTCAAAATAGAGTTAATATCTCAATTCAAAAG AGCATGGCATCATCTGAAATAACTGAGGAACTCACAAGTGGACAAAGAACAACTCAAAACCTTAGCATAGAGACACCAAAAAGAACTcaagaagaagcaaaagaagaTTTCTTGAGAATCAACATACCTCTAACTCCATCACCAAGAAGAGTGATATTTTCTCCTTGCGCAAGTCCCGGTTTCATTCCAAACAGTGATCCCCCTGATGCTTCTAGTTCTACAAACAGACCAACTCTTAAAAAATCTCTTATACCTAAACTCAGTTTCAAATTTAAGAACACAACTTCTGAGATTGAAAAAGCCGCTTTCCTTGCGCTCGAAGGTTCGTCCTCAGTATCGTCGAAAAAGCCTTTTCTTTCTAGGACGCTGTCTCGTATCAAATTGAAAGGGAGGAAAACATCTTCTTTGCCTGCATCGCCGGTTCCTCGTTCAAATCCTGCGTCAGTACATGGCGGAAAAGCTTATCCAGCAATGGCCAGT GAGAAAGATCCGCGGTTACCAATTCATCGTTCTCGATCTGTTCCTGCATTTACTGGAGAAGATACTTCTGTAGGTGGCAGGTTTCGAATTTTTCGGATGATACCACAATCGAATGAGAAAATTTCCACCGCAACATTTGCAGCATCTCCAACTGGTGAAAATG TTGAAACTGAGGACGGAGGCGAAGATATTCCTGAAGAAGAAGCTGTTTGTAGAATTTGTATGGTTGAATTGGGAGAAGGTGCGGAGAATTTTAAATTGGAGTGCAGCTGCAAAGGCGAGCTTTCGTTAGCGCATAAAGAATGTGCGGTTAAATGGTTTGGAATTAAAGGTAATAGGACATGTGATGTGTGCAAGCAAGAAGTTCAGAACTTACCTGTCACTCTTTTAAGACTTCATAGCGCGAACTTGCAATCGAACAGAGGTCACTTAGACGAATCTTCTCATTACAG GGTTTGGCAGGATGCTCCGATTCTTGTCATTGTCCACATGCTGGCCTACTTCTGTTTTCTTGAGCAGCTTCTT GTTTCGAGTATGGGATCCGGTGCTATTGCCATGTCGCTTCCGTTTTCTTGTATACTTGGCCTTCTTGCAAGCATGACAGCTACAACAATGGGTGAGACTTTTTCGATTCTCATTCATCGCAGTGACTTGAATTTGGATTGCTTATATTATATCACACACAATTCATATAATTCCTTCAAATTATTCTCAGTTAGGAGGAATCAAGTTTGGATTTATGGAACATCAAAATCCCAACAAAAGCTTAATCAAAACTAA
- the LOC131632871 gene encoding uncharacterized protein LOC131632871 isoform X3 translates to MATQISMDDNNQGGANIQNRVNISIQKSMASSEITEELTSGQRTTQNLSIETPKRTQEEAKEDFLRINIPLTPSPRRVIFSPCASPGFIPNSDPPDASSSTNRPTLKKSLIPKLSFKFKNTTSEIEKAAFLALEGSSSVSSKKPFLSRTLSRIKLKGRKTSSLPASPVPRSNPASVHGGKAYPAMASPILQEKDPRLPIHRSRSVPAFTGEDTSVGGRFRIFRMIPQSNEKISTATFAASPTGENVETEDGGEDIPEEEAVCRICMVELGEGAENFKLECSCKGELSLAHKECAVKWFGIKGNRTCDVCKQEVQNLPVTLLRLHSANLQSNRGHLDESSHYRVWQDAPILVIVHMLAYFCFLEQLLVSSMGSGAIAMSLPFSCILGLLASMTATTMVRRNQVWIYGTSKSQQKLNQN, encoded by the exons ATGGCAACTCAAATTTCCATGGATGATAATAACCAAGGTGGTGCCAATATTCAAAATAGAGTTAATATCTCAATTCAAAAG AGCATGGCATCATCTGAAATAACTGAGGAACTCACAAGTGGACAAAGAACAACTCAAAACCTTAGCATAGAGACACCAAAAAGAACTcaagaagaagcaaaagaagaTTTCTTGAGAATCAACATACCTCTAACTCCATCACCAAGAAGAGTGATATTTTCTCCTTGCGCAAGTCCCGGTTTCATTCCAAACAGTGATCCCCCTGATGCTTCTAGTTCTACAAACAGACCAACTCTTAAAAAATCTCTTATACCTAAACTCAGTTTCAAATTTAAGAACACAACTTCTGAGATTGAAAAAGCCGCTTTCCTTGCGCTCGAAGGTTCGTCCTCAGTATCGTCGAAAAAGCCTTTTCTTTCTAGGACGCTGTCTCGTATCAAATTGAAAGGGAGGAAAACATCTTCTTTGCCTGCATCGCCGGTTCCTCGTTCAAATCCTGCGTCAGTACATGGCGGAAAAGCTTATCCAGCAATGGCCAGT CCAATTTTACAGGAGAAAGATCCGCGGTTACCAATTCATCGTTCTCGATCTGTTCCTGCATTTACTGGAGAAGATACTTCTGTAGGTGGCAGGTTTCGAATTTTTCGGATGATACCACAATCGAATGAGAAAATTTCCACCGCAACATTTGCAGCATCTCCAACTGGTGAAAATG TTGAAACTGAGGACGGAGGCGAAGATATTCCTGAAGAAGAAGCTGTTTGTAGAATTTGTATGGTTGAATTGGGAGAAGGTGCGGAGAATTTTAAATTGGAGTGCAGCTGCAAAGGCGAGCTTTCGTTAGCGCATAAAGAATGTGCGGTTAAATGGTTTGGAATTAAAGGTAATAGGACATGTGATGTGTGCAAGCAAGAAGTTCAGAACTTACCTGTCACTCTTTTAAGACTTCATAGCGCGAACTTGCAATCGAACAGAGGTCACTTAGACGAATCTTCTCATTACAG GGTTTGGCAGGATGCTCCGATTCTTGTCATTGTCCACATGCTGGCCTACTTCTGTTTTCTTGAGCAGCTTCTT GTTTCGAGTATGGGATCCGGTGCTATTGCCATGTCGCTTCCGTTTTCTTGTATACTTGGCCTTCTTGCAAGCATGACAGCTACAACAATGG TTAGGAGGAATCAAGTTTGGATTTATGGAACATCAAAATCCCAACAAAAGCTTAATCAAAACTAA
- the LOC131632871 gene encoding uncharacterized protein LOC131632871 isoform X1, with translation MATQISMDDNNQGGANIQNRVNISIQKSMASSEITEELTSGQRTTQNLSIETPKRTQEEAKEDFLRINIPLTPSPRRVIFSPCASPGFIPNSDPPDASSSTNRPTLKKSLIPKLSFKFKNTTSEIEKAAFLALEGSSSVSSKKPFLSRTLSRIKLKGRKTSSLPASPVPRSNPASVHGGKAYPAMASPILQEKDPRLPIHRSRSVPAFTGEDTSVGGRFRIFRMIPQSNEKISTATFAASPTGENVETEDGGEDIPEEEAVCRICMVELGEGAENFKLECSCKGELSLAHKECAVKWFGIKGNRTCDVCKQEVQNLPVTLLRLHSANLQSNRGHLDESSHYRVWQDAPILVIVHMLAYFCFLEQLLVSSMGSGAIAMSLPFSCILGLLASMTATTMGETFSILIHRSDLNLDCLYYITHNSYNSFKLFSVRRNQVWIYGTSKSQQKLNQN, from the exons ATGGCAACTCAAATTTCCATGGATGATAATAACCAAGGTGGTGCCAATATTCAAAATAGAGTTAATATCTCAATTCAAAAG AGCATGGCATCATCTGAAATAACTGAGGAACTCACAAGTGGACAAAGAACAACTCAAAACCTTAGCATAGAGACACCAAAAAGAACTcaagaagaagcaaaagaagaTTTCTTGAGAATCAACATACCTCTAACTCCATCACCAAGAAGAGTGATATTTTCTCCTTGCGCAAGTCCCGGTTTCATTCCAAACAGTGATCCCCCTGATGCTTCTAGTTCTACAAACAGACCAACTCTTAAAAAATCTCTTATACCTAAACTCAGTTTCAAATTTAAGAACACAACTTCTGAGATTGAAAAAGCCGCTTTCCTTGCGCTCGAAGGTTCGTCCTCAGTATCGTCGAAAAAGCCTTTTCTTTCTAGGACGCTGTCTCGTATCAAATTGAAAGGGAGGAAAACATCTTCTTTGCCTGCATCGCCGGTTCCTCGTTCAAATCCTGCGTCAGTACATGGCGGAAAAGCTTATCCAGCAATGGCCAGT CCAATTTTACAGGAGAAAGATCCGCGGTTACCAATTCATCGTTCTCGATCTGTTCCTGCATTTACTGGAGAAGATACTTCTGTAGGTGGCAGGTTTCGAATTTTTCGGATGATACCACAATCGAATGAGAAAATTTCCACCGCAACATTTGCAGCATCTCCAACTGGTGAAAATG TTGAAACTGAGGACGGAGGCGAAGATATTCCTGAAGAAGAAGCTGTTTGTAGAATTTGTATGGTTGAATTGGGAGAAGGTGCGGAGAATTTTAAATTGGAGTGCAGCTGCAAAGGCGAGCTTTCGTTAGCGCATAAAGAATGTGCGGTTAAATGGTTTGGAATTAAAGGTAATAGGACATGTGATGTGTGCAAGCAAGAAGTTCAGAACTTACCTGTCACTCTTTTAAGACTTCATAGCGCGAACTTGCAATCGAACAGAGGTCACTTAGACGAATCTTCTCATTACAG GGTTTGGCAGGATGCTCCGATTCTTGTCATTGTCCACATGCTGGCCTACTTCTGTTTTCTTGAGCAGCTTCTT GTTTCGAGTATGGGATCCGGTGCTATTGCCATGTCGCTTCCGTTTTCTTGTATACTTGGCCTTCTTGCAAGCATGACAGCTACAACAATGGGTGAGACTTTTTCGATTCTCATTCATCGCAGTGACTTGAATTTGGATTGCTTATATTATATCACACACAATTCATATAATTCCTTCAAATTATTCTCAGTTAGGAGGAATCAAGTTTGGATTTATGGAACATCAAAATCCCAACAAAAGCTTAATCAAAACTAA
- the LOC131632871 gene encoding uncharacterized protein LOC131632871 isoform X5: MATQISMDDNNQGGANIQNRVNISIQKSMASSEITEELTSGQRTTQNLSIETPKRTQEEAKEDFLRINIPLTPSPRRVIFSPCASPGFIPNSDPPDASSSTNRPTLKKSLIPKLSFKFKNTTSEIEKAAFLALEGSSSVSSKKPFLSRTLSRIKLKGRKTSSLPASPVPRSNPASVHGGKAYPAMASPILQEKDPRLPIHRSRSVPAFTGEDTSVGGRFRIFRMIPQSNEKISTATFAASPTGENVETEDGGEDIPEEEAVCRICMVELGEGAENFKLECSCKGELSLAHKECAVKWFGIKGNRTCDVCKQEVQNLPVTLLRLHSANLQSNRGHLDESSHYRVWQDAPILVIVHMLAYFCFLEQLLVSSMGSGAIAMSLPFSCILGLLASMTATTMGILAFSEP, from the exons ATGGCAACTCAAATTTCCATGGATGATAATAACCAAGGTGGTGCCAATATTCAAAATAGAGTTAATATCTCAATTCAAAAG AGCATGGCATCATCTGAAATAACTGAGGAACTCACAAGTGGACAAAGAACAACTCAAAACCTTAGCATAGAGACACCAAAAAGAACTcaagaagaagcaaaagaagaTTTCTTGAGAATCAACATACCTCTAACTCCATCACCAAGAAGAGTGATATTTTCTCCTTGCGCAAGTCCCGGTTTCATTCCAAACAGTGATCCCCCTGATGCTTCTAGTTCTACAAACAGACCAACTCTTAAAAAATCTCTTATACCTAAACTCAGTTTCAAATTTAAGAACACAACTTCTGAGATTGAAAAAGCCGCTTTCCTTGCGCTCGAAGGTTCGTCCTCAGTATCGTCGAAAAAGCCTTTTCTTTCTAGGACGCTGTCTCGTATCAAATTGAAAGGGAGGAAAACATCTTCTTTGCCTGCATCGCCGGTTCCTCGTTCAAATCCTGCGTCAGTACATGGCGGAAAAGCTTATCCAGCAATGGCCAGT CCAATTTTACAGGAGAAAGATCCGCGGTTACCAATTCATCGTTCTCGATCTGTTCCTGCATTTACTGGAGAAGATACTTCTGTAGGTGGCAGGTTTCGAATTTTTCGGATGATACCACAATCGAATGAGAAAATTTCCACCGCAACATTTGCAGCATCTCCAACTGGTGAAAATG TTGAAACTGAGGACGGAGGCGAAGATATTCCTGAAGAAGAAGCTGTTTGTAGAATTTGTATGGTTGAATTGGGAGAAGGTGCGGAGAATTTTAAATTGGAGTGCAGCTGCAAAGGCGAGCTTTCGTTAGCGCATAAAGAATGTGCGGTTAAATGGTTTGGAATTAAAGGTAATAGGACATGTGATGTGTGCAAGCAAGAAGTTCAGAACTTACCTGTCACTCTTTTAAGACTTCATAGCGCGAACTTGCAATCGAACAGAGGTCACTTAGACGAATCTTCTCATTACAG GGTTTGGCAGGATGCTCCGATTCTTGTCATTGTCCACATGCTGGCCTACTTCTGTTTTCTTGAGCAGCTTCTT GTTTCGAGTATGGGATCCGGTGCTATTGCCATGTCGCTTCCGTTTTCTTGTATACTTGGCCTTCTTGCAAGCATGACAGCTACAACAATGG
- the LOC131632871 gene encoding uncharacterized protein LOC131632871 isoform X4, producing the protein MATQISMDDNNQGGANIQNRVNISIQKSMASSEITEELTSGQRTTQNLSIETPKRTQEEAKEDFLRINIPLTPSPRRVIFSPCASPGFIPNSDPPDASSSTNRPTLKKSLIPKLSFKFKNTTSEIEKAAFLALEGSSSVSSKKPFLSRTLSRIKLKGRKTSSLPASPVPRSNPASVHGGKAYPAMASPILQEKDPRLPIHRSRSVPAFTGEDTSVGGRFRIFRMIPQSNEKISTATFAASPTGENVETEDGGEDIPEEEAVCRICMVELGEGAENFKLECSCKGELSLAHKECAVKWFGIKGNRTCDVCKQEVQNLPVTLLRLHSANLQSNRGHLDESSHYRVWQDAPILVIVHMLAYFCFLEQLLVSSMGSGAIAMSLPFSCILGLLASMTATTMEMLPRNMGNLQVIKNSA; encoded by the exons ATGGCAACTCAAATTTCCATGGATGATAATAACCAAGGTGGTGCCAATATTCAAAATAGAGTTAATATCTCAATTCAAAAG AGCATGGCATCATCTGAAATAACTGAGGAACTCACAAGTGGACAAAGAACAACTCAAAACCTTAGCATAGAGACACCAAAAAGAACTcaagaagaagcaaaagaagaTTTCTTGAGAATCAACATACCTCTAACTCCATCACCAAGAAGAGTGATATTTTCTCCTTGCGCAAGTCCCGGTTTCATTCCAAACAGTGATCCCCCTGATGCTTCTAGTTCTACAAACAGACCAACTCTTAAAAAATCTCTTATACCTAAACTCAGTTTCAAATTTAAGAACACAACTTCTGAGATTGAAAAAGCCGCTTTCCTTGCGCTCGAAGGTTCGTCCTCAGTATCGTCGAAAAAGCCTTTTCTTTCTAGGACGCTGTCTCGTATCAAATTGAAAGGGAGGAAAACATCTTCTTTGCCTGCATCGCCGGTTCCTCGTTCAAATCCTGCGTCAGTACATGGCGGAAAAGCTTATCCAGCAATGGCCAGT CCAATTTTACAGGAGAAAGATCCGCGGTTACCAATTCATCGTTCTCGATCTGTTCCTGCATTTACTGGAGAAGATACTTCTGTAGGTGGCAGGTTTCGAATTTTTCGGATGATACCACAATCGAATGAGAAAATTTCCACCGCAACATTTGCAGCATCTCCAACTGGTGAAAATG TTGAAACTGAGGACGGAGGCGAAGATATTCCTGAAGAAGAAGCTGTTTGTAGAATTTGTATGGTTGAATTGGGAGAAGGTGCGGAGAATTTTAAATTGGAGTGCAGCTGCAAAGGCGAGCTTTCGTTAGCGCATAAAGAATGTGCGGTTAAATGGTTTGGAATTAAAGGTAATAGGACATGTGATGTGTGCAAGCAAGAAGTTCAGAACTTACCTGTCACTCTTTTAAGACTTCATAGCGCGAACTTGCAATCGAACAGAGGTCACTTAGACGAATCTTCTCATTACAG GGTTTGGCAGGATGCTCCGATTCTTGTCATTGTCCACATGCTGGCCTACTTCTGTTTTCTTGAGCAGCTTCTT GTTTCGAGTATGGGATCCGGTGCTATTGCCATGTCGCTTCCGTTTTCTTGTATACTTGGCCTTCTTGCAAGCATGACAGCTACAACAATGG